A single genomic interval of Lewinellaceae bacterium harbors:
- a CDS encoding NAD(P)H-dependent oxidoreductase, whose translation MKLLHVNASPRGAQSRTLEISKEFTSTLKARYPDLEIKELDLNKIELPKVVGGAVDAKYAIMQGGAPSEDARSTWEEIVALASDFVNHDMYLISCPMWNFSIPYRLKQYIDIIMQAGILFNFTENGVEGLAKGKKMYCITTRGSNYAKGSPMEQFDFIEPYLRSIFGFAGIYDITFVNAQPLDYAPGITQSSMNLAKHEAQQMAAAI comes from the coding sequence ATGAAACTTTTACATGTCAACGCCTCTCCAAGAGGTGCGCAGTCGCGTACGTTGGAGATTAGTAAAGAATTTACCTCTACCCTAAAAGCCCGTTATCCGGATTTAGAAATCAAAGAACTGGATCTCAACAAGATCGAACTGCCCAAAGTAGTAGGTGGCGCTGTCGATGCCAAATACGCCATCATGCAAGGGGGTGCTCCCAGTGAAGATGCCAGATCTACCTGGGAGGAAATCGTGGCATTAGCCAGCGATTTTGTTAATCACGACATGTACCTGATCTCCTGTCCGATGTGGAACTTCTCCATACCCTACCGGTTGAAGCAATACATAGACATTATCATGCAGGCAGGTATCCTGTTTAACTTCACTGAAAATGGCGTGGAAGGACTCGCCAAGGGTAAAAAAATGTATTGCATTACCACACGGGGAAGCAATTATGCCAAGGGAAGTCCCATGGAGCAATTCGACTTCATTGAGCCTTACCTCCGGTCAATATTTGGTTTTGCGGGCATCTATGATATCACATTCGTAAACGCACAACCACTGGATTATGCACCCGGCATCACCCAATCCAGTATGAACCTGGCGAAACATGAAGCCCAGCAAATGGCAGCGGCCATTTAA
- a CDS encoding putative transporter, whose product MFDWIHDLLYPSENPGVIQSLVVIMLAIGTGVFVGRIRVRKISLGVAAIMFTGLLLGHFGYRIETDILDFIRDLGLIFFVYGIGLQVGPSFFSSFRAEGLRFNLLAVGMVLMGGLMAYGVFRFTGLPIENVVGIMSGAVTNTPGLGAAKSVLTEIGQQYPERVLNDPAIGYAITYPLGVFGIIFSIIGSKLLLKVDPDKELKKFRMMRINREEPLIHKKCRIINPEIEGQTLHQVLKNLDKEVVISRMKHSGFKDVFSPTMDTHLQKGDVMMVVGLEKDVDEFIAAVGRESNDSFIETSTGLISRTLFVTRKSAMHKKLTELDLYNTYDLKVTRVYRAGRELLARPSLVLFFGDKLRVVGSPEAIDEAEKIIGNSEKKLLEPDFLSLFGGLLLGILLGSIPILIPSLPVPIRLGFAAGPLIMALFVSRYGGISFIHSYINTGAIHFMKDLGISLFFAAVGVHAGEHFYDYFVQYNGWMWLVYGSVITFVPLILMVLVGGFFMKLNFLQLAGLMSGGYTDPAALSFSTSYLNSDVPIASYAQVYPLVTIFRIFVAQLLVLLFT is encoded by the coding sequence ATGTTTGACTGGATCCATGACCTGCTCTATCCGTCCGAAAATCCAGGCGTCATCCAGTCCCTGGTCGTTATCATGCTGGCTATTGGCACCGGCGTATTTGTCGGCCGGATCCGGGTGCGCAAAATCTCGTTGGGGGTTGCAGCCATAATGTTTACCGGACTGCTGCTGGGTCATTTTGGATACCGGATCGAAACCGATATCCTTGATTTTATCCGTGACCTGGGGCTTATATTCTTTGTTTATGGTATTGGATTGCAGGTAGGGCCCTCGTTTTTTTCTTCGTTCCGGGCCGAAGGGCTCCGGTTCAATTTATTGGCAGTAGGCATGGTCCTGATGGGCGGGCTGATGGCTTATGGTGTATTCCGCTTCACCGGTCTTCCTATCGAAAATGTGGTGGGCATCATGTCCGGAGCTGTCACCAATACTCCCGGACTGGGAGCTGCCAAGAGTGTATTGACGGAAATCGGACAACAGTACCCGGAGCGGGTACTGAACGACCCGGCGATAGGCTATGCGATCACTTACCCGCTGGGTGTCTTTGGGATTATCTTTTCGATCATTGGTTCCAAACTCCTGCTAAAGGTGGATCCTGACAAGGAGTTGAAGAAGTTTCGTATGATGCGGATTAACCGTGAGGAGCCATTGATCCATAAGAAGTGCCGGATCATCAATCCGGAGATCGAAGGCCAGACCTTGCACCAGGTGCTTAAGAACCTGGATAAGGAGGTGGTTATTTCCCGCATGAAGCACAGTGGTTTTAAGGATGTTTTCTCCCCAACCATGGACACACATCTGCAGAAAGGGGATGTGATGATGGTTGTAGGCCTGGAAAAAGATGTAGATGAATTCATCGCGGCGGTCGGAAGGGAGTCCAATGACTCATTCATCGAGACCAGCACTGGGCTGATCAGCAGGACACTTTTTGTTACCCGTAAGTCAGCCATGCACAAAAAACTGACGGAGCTGGATCTTTACAATACCTACGATCTTAAAGTAACACGGGTGTACCGGGCTGGCAGGGAATTGCTGGCACGGCCTTCACTGGTATTGTTCTTTGGTGATAAACTGCGGGTGGTAGGGAGTCCTGAAGCTATTGATGAGGCGGAGAAGATTATCGGGAATTCGGAAAAGAAATTACTGGAACCGGATTTTCTTTCATTGTTTGGCGGGCTGCTCTTAGGAATATTATTGGGATCGATTCCAATCCTTATCCCGAGTTTGCCAGTACCCATCCGGCTGGGTTTTGCTGCGGGACCGCTGATCATGGCGCTATTCGTCAGCCGCTATGGAGGCATCAGTTTCATCCACTCCTACATCAACACCGGTGCAATTCATTTCATGAAGGATCTGGGTATCAGTTTGTTCTTTGCAGCGGTGGGTGTCCATGCCGGTGAACACTTTTACGACTATTTTGTGCAATACAACGGCTGGATGTGGCTGGTCTACGGTTCAGTGATCACCTTTGTTCCACTGATCCTGATGGTGCTGGTAGGCGGTTTTTTTATGAAACTTAATTTCCTTCAGTTAGCCGGGCTAATGAGCGGCGGCTATACCGATCCGGCAGCTTTGTCATTCAGTACTTCTTATTTGAACTCGGATGTACCCATAGCATCCTATGCTCAGGTCTATCCGCTCGTTACCATCTTCCGGATATTTGTTGCGCAGTTGCTTGTCTTATTGTTTACCTGA
- a CDS encoding tetratricopeptide repeat protein, whose amino-acid sequence MKRAKSGWLPGWILITLFAFPLPARCQEMSRDTLIWHANDYFNKSFNQARRNSDLAQIYADSSKMLYEAADEPYGVMRYDYLMGVIERFRGNFPKAKEHLNEFLVAAIDKKDTLKMADTHFQLGTILQNQGLLDEAIEHGYASIRLYEAAGYPQYTADSYTNLGIIYRKLKQYDSAEQQYRRALEIDEELNDLDGQAGNNANLGNLFAEQSRYEEAIQCYRRAMRFDSLNQSLWGLAYDHEDIGNMYNHQGHFREGLNQHFRALGIRRKLPHKREIAFSYQNIGNTYFELLQYDRAIIYLDSAAAIGRDIQALELLSETALVKSKIYAQSGNYRLAYAFNQEYTSLHDTLINQGVTDKINTLNAQFETEIKENQIALLNSENELKSSQLTAKKRQLAGLMIALALFAFLTALVYRLYSRTESQKKLISKNLDEKEILLREIHHRVKNNLQFISSLLNLQTEHIDDEKALSALQEGQDRVQSMALIHQNLYQEDNLTGVKVKDYFIKLIRNLFDSYNIRKNQIELELEVEDLNLDVDTVIPIGLIINELVSNSLKYAFPGKRQGNILVRLEERDDRLELKVRDNGKGISSQEMEQLGSSFGYRLIKVFQNQLNAELTVKDQEGMLVEIKIRKYQKTN is encoded by the coding sequence ATGAAAAGAGCCAAAAGTGGCTGGCTGCCGGGATGGATTCTTATTACACTCTTCGCCTTTCCATTACCTGCGCGATGTCAGGAAATGTCCCGCGACACGCTGATCTGGCATGCCAATGATTATTTCAACAAGAGTTTCAATCAGGCTCGTCGCAACTCTGATCTGGCCCAGATTTATGCCGATTCGTCAAAGATGCTTTATGAAGCAGCTGACGAACCGTATGGTGTGATGCGCTACGATTATCTGATGGGTGTGATTGAACGTTTCAGAGGCAATTTCCCAAAGGCCAAAGAACATTTGAATGAATTTCTGGTGGCTGCCATTGATAAAAAGGATACGCTAAAGATGGCTGACACTCATTTCCAGCTGGGTACGATACTCCAGAATCAGGGACTGCTCGATGAAGCCATCGAACACGGGTATGCATCCATACGACTCTATGAAGCAGCCGGTTATCCACAGTATACAGCTGATAGCTACACCAACCTGGGTATCATTTATCGAAAACTGAAACAATATGATTCTGCCGAACAGCAATATCGCCGTGCCCTGGAAATAGATGAAGAATTAAATGACCTTGATGGTCAGGCCGGCAACAATGCCAATTTGGGTAACCTTTTCGCCGAGCAGAGCCGCTATGAAGAAGCCATCCAGTGCTACCGGAGGGCCATGCGTTTCGACTCCTTAAACCAATCGCTGTGGGGATTGGCATATGACCACGAGGATATCGGCAACATGTACAACCATCAGGGTCATTTCCGGGAAGGGCTTAACCAGCATTTTCGGGCGCTGGGTATCCGGCGGAAGCTGCCCCACAAAAGAGAGATCGCGTTCAGCTACCAAAATATTGGCAACACTTATTTTGAATTGCTACAATATGACCGCGCCATCATCTACCTGGATTCGGCAGCTGCGATAGGACGCGACATTCAAGCATTGGAGTTACTAAGTGAAACAGCCCTGGTCAAATCGAAGATCTATGCCCAATCGGGAAACTACCGCCTGGCTTATGCATTCAACCAGGAATATACCAGCCTCCACGACACCCTCATCAATCAGGGTGTTACCGACAAAATAAACACCCTCAATGCCCAATTTGAGACCGAAATAAAAGAGAATCAGATTGCCCTGTTAAACAGTGAAAACGAATTAAAATCATCTCAATTAACTGCCAAAAAAAGACAATTAGCCGGTCTTATGATTGCGCTAGCCTTATTTGCCTTCCTAACGGCACTGGTTTACCGGCTGTACAGCAGAACAGAGTCGCAGAAAAAACTCATTTCCAAAAACCTGGATGAGAAGGAGATCCTCCTGCGGGAAATTCACCATCGCGTAAAAAACAATCTGCAATTCATATCTTCTCTGCTAAACCTCCAGACAGAACACATTGATGATGAAAAAGCTCTGAGTGCATTGCAGGAGGGCCAGGACCGCGTACAATCCATGGCACTCATCCATCAGAATCTTTACCAGGAGGACAACCTGACCGGTGTCAAAGTAAAAGACTATTTCATCAAACTCATCCGCAACCTTTTTGATTCGTACAACATTCGCAAGAATCAAATTGAATTAGAATTGGAGGTAGAAGACCTGAATCTTGACGTAGACACTGTCATTCCTATCGGGTTAATCATCAATGAACTGGTTAGCAATAGTCTGAAATATGCATTCCCGGGTAAACGACAGGGCAACATCCTGGTTAGACTTGAGGAAAGGGACGACCGACTGGAATTGAAGGTTCGTGACAATGGCAAGGGCATCAGTTCCCAGGAAATGGAACAACTGGGCAGCTCATTTGGGTATCGTCTAATCAAGGTATTCCAAAATCAATTAAATGCCGAATTGACGGTTAAAGACCAGGAAGGAATGCTGGTCGAGATAAAAATCCGGAAATACCAGAAAACCAATTAA
- a CDS encoding acetyl-CoA carboxylase carboxyltransferase subunit alpha produces the protein MVFLDFEKPLESLYEQLDKIKQVAEQGDVDVSATIQEIENKIKAKKKEIYTNLTGWQRVQLSRHPERPYTLYYISQICKKFIELHGDRNIGDDKAIVGGLAKINGDTLMIIGHQKGINTKMRQYRNFGMANPEGYRKALRLMKMAEKFGFPIVCFIDTPGAYPGIEAEERGQAEAIARNLFEMVKLRVPVICYIIGEGASGGALGIGVGDRVFMLENSWYSVISPENCSTILWRTWDYKEQAAEALKLTADHMLEFGLIDDIVKEPLGGAHTDPETMAKALKKHIKKELTALSEMTPEARITARIDKYANMGHFAVRPPEAEIEPTVQEES, from the coding sequence TTTCTAGATTTTGAAAAGCCCCTGGAAAGCCTCTACGAACAACTTGACAAGATCAAGCAGGTCGCAGAGCAAGGTGATGTGGATGTTTCTGCAACCATCCAGGAGATAGAGAACAAGATCAAGGCAAAGAAAAAGGAAATCTACACCAATCTGACCGGTTGGCAGCGGGTGCAATTATCCAGGCATCCGGAACGGCCCTATACCCTCTATTACATCAGCCAGATCTGCAAAAAATTCATTGAGCTCCACGGTGACCGCAACATTGGCGACGACAAAGCTATAGTTGGCGGTTTGGCCAAGATCAATGGTGACACGTTAATGATCATTGGCCATCAGAAGGGCATCAATACCAAGATGCGCCAGTATCGCAATTTCGGCATGGCCAATCCGGAAGGGTACCGCAAAGCGCTCCGGCTGATGAAAATGGCTGAAAAATTCGGCTTCCCGATCGTTTGTTTTATTGACACCCCCGGAGCTTATCCCGGCATCGAAGCTGAAGAGCGCGGCCAGGCTGAAGCGATCGCGCGCAATCTTTTTGAGATGGTGAAACTGCGGGTCCCGGTGATTTGCTACATCATCGGTGAGGGCGCATCCGGAGGAGCATTGGGTATCGGTGTTGGAGACCGGGTGTTCATGCTGGAGAACTCCTGGTATTCCGTCATTTCGCCGGAAAACTGTTCAACCATCCTCTGGCGGACCTGGGATTATAAGGAACAAGCAGCCGAAGCGCTCAAACTCACGGCCGATCACATGCTGGAATTCGGCCTGATCGATGACATCGTTAAAGAACCGCTGGGCGGTGCCCACACGGATCCCGAGACCATGGCGAAGGCCCTGAAAAAACACATCAAAAAAGAACTGACGGCCTTAAGCGAAATGACTCCGGAAGCGCGGATCACAGCCCGAATCGATAAATATGCCAATATGGGCCATTTTGCCGTACGACCTCCTGAAGCGGAAATTGAGCCTACGGTTCAAGAAGAGTCCTGA
- a CDS encoding response regulator transcription factor: MTDVSILIIEDEGIVAEDIASRLRKLGYEVAGIKNSSEQALNFLAIHSPDLILCDIMIDGELDGIQVAEQIYNAKKIPLIFVTALADRNTLERAKKVLPYGYIVKPIDNHDLLTAIELALYKHSMELEKLAITTDKINSITNAPVTEREFEMLTDIMKGLTNAQISESRFISVSTVKFHIGKLLEKMEVTNRADALHKIISLITDTH, translated from the coding sequence ATGACCGATGTATCCATCCTGATCATCGAAGATGAAGGAATCGTTGCCGAAGACATTGCAAGCCGGTTACGGAAATTGGGATATGAAGTAGCCGGAATCAAGAACAGCAGTGAGCAGGCATTGAATTTTTTGGCCATCCATAGTCCTGACCTCATCTTGTGCGATATCATGATCGACGGAGAACTGGATGGCATTCAGGTAGCTGAACAGATCTACAATGCCAAAAAGATACCGCTGATCTTTGTCACCGCGCTGGCAGACCGCAATACCCTGGAGCGGGCTAAAAAAGTACTTCCATACGGCTACATTGTTAAGCCGATTGATAATCACGATTTGCTAACAGCCATCGAACTGGCACTGTACAAACACAGCATGGAGCTGGAAAAACTGGCTATTACAACGGATAAGATCAATAGTATCACCAATGCTCCGGTGACCGAACGGGAATTTGAAATGCTGACCGATATTATGAAAGGTCTGACCAATGCGCAAATCAGCGAATCCAGATTCATCTCTGTCAGCACGGTGAAATTTCACATTGGTAAATTACTGGAGAAAATGGAAGTCACCAACCGGGCAGACGCCCTGCACAAGATCATTTCACTGATTACGGATACGCATTAG
- a CDS encoding 4-hydroxy-tetrahydrodipicolinate synthase, with translation MTSQPTFWGTGVALVTPLHLDGTIDWEQLARVIDHVLSGGVEYIVSLGTTGEAVTLTTQECKQIVRFTIGEVKGRVPVVVGLFGSNWTAKLVQYVRDFDFTGIDGILSSSPAYTKPSQEGLFQHYAALAKESPVPIILYNVPGRTGMNIAPETMFRLAKAHENIVAVKEASGNLDQIQKLTKHAPENFTILSGDDPSVLSHMVHGVKGAISVIANAYPRTFSDMIRLGLQGKFAEADVLHKQMQDVHPWLYVEGNPVGIKAAMQHLGFGSRQVRLPLVPMSEGNRQKLIEAIQASGL, from the coding sequence ATGACTAGTCAACCGACATTCTGGGGCACCGGAGTTGCCCTCGTCACCCCATTGCATCTGGATGGCACCATCGACTGGGAGCAACTGGCCCGGGTTATCGACCACGTTCTATCAGGAGGTGTAGAGTACATCGTTTCACTGGGCACGACCGGAGAGGCTGTGACATTGACCACGCAGGAGTGCAAACAGATCGTGCGGTTTACCATCGGTGAAGTCAAAGGAAGAGTACCGGTGGTTGTCGGGCTTTTTGGAAGCAACTGGACGGCTAAGTTGGTGCAATATGTCCGTGATTTTGATTTTACCGGCATCGACGGGATCCTTTCCAGTAGCCCGGCTTATACCAAACCTTCGCAGGAAGGCCTGTTTCAACACTACGCGGCCCTGGCAAAGGAGAGTCCGGTCCCCATCATTCTTTATAATGTCCCCGGACGAACCGGCATGAACATCGCCCCGGAGACCATGTTCCGACTGGCTAAAGCCCATGAAAACATCGTTGCGGTGAAAGAAGCTTCCGGTAATCTGGACCAGATCCAGAAATTAACGAAGCATGCCCCGGAAAACTTTACCATCCTTTCAGGGGATGATCCTTCTGTCCTTTCCCATATGGTTCACGGCGTAAAAGGCGCCATTTCGGTGATAGCCAATGCTTACCCACGTACCTTTTCCGATATGATCCGGCTCGGGCTACAGGGGAAATTTGCTGAAGCAGATGTATTGCACAAACAGATGCAGGACGTTCATCCGTGGCTTTATGTGGAGGGCAATCCGGTGGGAATCAAAGCCGCCATGCAACATCTGGGGTTCGGATCACGACAGGTCCGCCTGCCGCTGGTACCTATGTCAGAAGGCAACAGACAAAAGCTGATCGAAGCCATTCAGGCGAGTGGGTTATAG